A window from Oncorhynchus mykiss isolate Arlee chromosome 9, USDA_OmykA_1.1, whole genome shotgun sequence encodes these proteins:
- the LOC110532380 gene encoding ubiA prenyltransferase domain-containing protein 1, which yields MIVAGTTVDLGSGMAVGQKTSRAETFVLAGSNGHETRHSGLNDIVRNHTSDQQRSGMARVSSDMRNKCAAYVLALRPWSFSASLTPVALGSALAYKLEGSVDLVILMVCAIAVLVVHGAGNLVNTYYDFSKGIDHKKSDDRTLVDEILAPQDVVMFGALLYSLGCLCATLLYFLSTLRMEHLALIYFGGLSSSFLYTGGIGLKYVALGDVVILITFGPLAVMFAHAVQVGYLSVLPLVYAVPLALNTEAILHSNNTRDMDSDKQAGIVTLAILIGPTLSYILFNLLLFFPYVLFCILATHYTISMALPLLTLPMAFPLERQFRSQCYSKIPQKTAKLNLLMGLFYVFGIILAPQGSLPLL from the exons ATGATTGTTGCTGGCACTACTGTGGACCTTGGCAGCGGTATGGCTGTGGGGCAGAAAACAAGCCGCGCGGAGACATTTGTTTTGGCTGGATCGAATGGACATGAGACAAGGCATTCTGGTTTGAATGACATTGTGCGGAACCACACCTCTGACCAGCAAAGGTCAGGGATGGCCAGAGTTTCGTCCGACATGAGGAACAAGTGTGCTGCTTATGTGCTGGCCCTGCGGCCGTGGAGTTTCAGCGCCTCTCTCACACCGGTGGCGCTGGGCAGTGCTCTGGCCTACAAGCTGGAGGGCTCGGTGGACTTGGTCATCCTCATGGTGTGTGCCATAGCTGTGCTGGTGGTGCATGGGGCAGGGAACCTGGTTAACACCTACTATGACTTCTCCAAAGGGATCGACCACAAGAAGAGTGATGATAGGACTCTTGTGGATGAGATCTTGGCACCGCAGGACGTTGTCATGTTTGGAGCGCTGCTCTACTCTCTGGGCTGCTTGTGTGCCACACTGCTCTACTTTCTCTCCACATTGAGGATGGAACATCTGGCCCTTATTTATTTTGGAGGGCTCTCAAGTTCTTTCCTGTACACGGGAG GCATTGGTCTTAAGTATGTGGCCCTGGGGGATGTGGTGATCCTGATCACATTTGGCCCTCTGGCAGTCATGTTTGCCCACGCCGTGCAGGTGGGCTACCTGTCAGTCCTGCCCTTGGTCTACGCCGTCCCCCTGGCCCTCAACACAGAGGCCATTCTACACAGCAACAACACCAGAGACATGGACTCTGACAAACAGGCAGGCATCGTCACTCTGGCCATCCTCATCGGGCCCACGCTGTCCTACATCCTCTTCAACCTCCTGCTGTTTTTCCCTTACGTGCTCTTCTGCATCCTGGCCACCCACTACACCATCAGCATGGCCCTGCCCCTGCTCACGCTGCCCATGGCCTTCCCCCTGGAGAGGCAGTTCCGCAGCCAATGCTATTCCAAGATCCCCCAAAAGACAGCTAAGCTCAACCTCCTGATGGGACTTTTCTATGTCTTTGGGATCATTCTGGCACCTCAAGGCAGCTTACCGCTACTGTGA